The following proteins come from a genomic window of Lysobacterales bacterium:
- a CDS encoding OmpA family protein, which translates to MSRWTRLCCIGLMVVTAPVAAVKRDLEYERIEQQLHAFESDPAIGSLAPAETARVRETLALMKAAGQRGDERAHLAYLAERRLDGAIAAANAVLEERRLTALQRERDQILLEASRRDAEMSRLEAEKLRLQSLARAEEVERARSDAEAARAESAESAADAEAARAEADQAKRVAEAQSAEAVLAKREAELAVAAADSLRLQMQSLTASEEARGSVMTLGEAVFAPGRSQLQPDAIANLDSVIEFVNRDTTRAVRIEGHTDASGSDNANQVLSQQRAEAVMAALAARGVDAARMSAIGRGEDVPVASNDSAEGKARNRRVEIILVGK; encoded by the coding sequence ATGAGCCGTTGGACGCGTCTGTGCTGCATCGGACTGATGGTGGTCACTGCGCCGGTAGCGGCGGTCAAGCGCGATCTCGAATACGAGCGCATCGAGCAGCAGTTGCACGCCTTCGAAAGCGATCCGGCCATCGGCAGCCTGGCACCCGCGGAAACGGCGCGTGTACGCGAAACCCTGGCGCTGATGAAGGCGGCGGGACAGCGCGGCGATGAGCGGGCCCACCTTGCCTATCTGGCCGAGCGTCGTCTCGATGGCGCCATCGCGGCGGCGAATGCGGTGCTGGAAGAGCGGCGCTTGACCGCGCTGCAACGCGAGCGTGACCAGATCCTGCTCGAAGCCAGTCGCCGTGATGCCGAGATGTCGCGGCTCGAAGCCGAAAAGTTGCGCCTGCAATCGCTGGCACGGGCCGAGGAAGTCGAGCGCGCGCGCAGTGATGCCGAGGCCGCGCGTGCGGAAAGCGCCGAGAGTGCCGCCGACGCCGAGGCCGCGCGCGCCGAAGCCGACCAGGCCAAACGGGTTGCCGAAGCACAGTCGGCGGAAGCGGTGCTGGCCAAGCGGGAGGCCGAGCTGGCGGTCGCCGCGGCCGACAGCCTGCGTCTGCAGATGCAGTCCCTGACGGCGAGCGAAGAGGCCCGCGGCAGCGTGATGACGCTCGGCGAAGCGGTGTTCGCCCCGGGTCGTTCGCAACTGCAGCCGGACGCGATCGCCAATCTCGATAGCGTCATCGAATTCGTCAACCGCGACACCACGCGCGCGGTGCGGATCGAAGGCCATACCGACGCCAGTGGCAGCGACAACGCCAACCAGGTGTTGTCGCAGCAACGCGCCGAGGCGGTGATGGCCGCCCTGGCCGCACGCGGCGTCGATGCCGCGCGCATGAGCGCGATCGGGCGTGGCGAGGACGTGCCCGTGGCGTCGAACGACAGCGCCGAGGGCAAGGCCCGCAACCGCCGCGTCGAGATCATTCTGGTCGGGAAATAA
- a CDS encoding DUF4398 domain-containing protein: protein MSMRASRDRRRIAVANPTGAFHNSRQPECVRLMTFPRMKIHLAGPLLMLLAGCASTPLPTDDVNRSATLVQGALAAEAEVYAPVELRFAQDRVAQAREALAAGDHKRAERLAAQAAADAELAMARARVARLRAAADAQASENAKLRAELLGETP, encoded by the coding sequence ATGTCCATGCGCGCCTCGCGAGATCGTCGTCGGATTGCCGTTGCAAACCCCACGGGGGCTTTTCACAATAGCCGGCAACCAGAATGCGTGCGACTTATGACATTTCCGCGAATGAAAATCCATCTTGCCGGTCCGCTTTTGATGCTCCTGGCGGGTTGTGCATCGACGCCATTGCCGACCGACGACGTCAATCGCTCGGCCACTCTGGTGCAAGGTGCGCTTGCAGCCGAGGCCGAGGTGTATGCGCCGGTGGAATTGCGCTTTGCGCAGGATCGTGTCGCTCAGGCCCGTGAGGCCTTGGCTGCGGGTGATCACAAGCGCGCCGAGCGGCTGGCCGCCCAGGCGGCGGCCGATGCCGAACTGGCGATGGCGCGCGCGCGCGTCGCGCGCCTGCGGGCCGCTGCCGATGCCCAGGCGTCGGAGAATGCAAAATTGCGTGCCGAGCTGCTGGGAGAGACGCCATGA
- a CDS encoding fumarylacetoacetate hydrolase family protein, giving the protein MKLASLKQGGRDGTLIVVNHDLSMAVVASGIAPTLQQALEDWSNAAPRLNALSENLNAGHAANAFALDMNALAAPLPRAFEFVDGSAYLPHVARVRKARGAEVPASFYSDPLMYQATSAGFLGPRDAVVVPSEAYGIDLEAEVVIVTDDVPMAVTPEEAAGHIQLVGLINDVSLRNLIPDELAKGFGFLQSKPRSGLSPVFVTPDELGAAWIDSKVHLALTTHVNGQWFGAPEAGVDMQFNFAQLVAHAAKTRPLSAGTIVGSGTVANEDTGLGASCFAERRTVETLRDGKPSTPFMAFGDVVRIEMFDRAGHSIFGAIEQRMVPLVR; this is encoded by the coding sequence ATGAAACTCGCATCCCTCAAGCAAGGCGGCCGTGACGGCACGCTGATCGTCGTGAACCATGACCTGAGCATGGCGGTCGTGGCCAGCGGCATCGCGCCCACATTGCAGCAGGCGCTGGAAGACTGGAGCAACGCGGCGCCGCGCCTGAACGCCTTGAGCGAGAACCTGAATGCCGGGCATGCCGCAAACGCTTTCGCGCTCGACATGAATGCGCTGGCGGCTCCCTTGCCGCGCGCGTTCGAATTCGTCGACGGCAGCGCTTACCTGCCGCATGTGGCGCGCGTGCGCAAGGCGCGCGGTGCCGAGGTGCCGGCGAGTTTCTACAGCGATCCGCTGATGTACCAGGCCACGAGTGCCGGTTTCCTCGGTCCGCGCGATGCAGTGGTGGTGCCGAGCGAGGCCTATGGCATCGATCTCGAAGCCGAAGTCGTGATCGTGACCGACGACGTGCCGATGGCGGTGACGCCGGAGGAAGCGGCCGGCCATATCCAGCTGGTCGGTCTGATCAACGACGTCAGCCTGCGCAACCTGATTCCCGACGAACTCGCGAAGGGCTTTGGCTTCCTGCAATCCAAGCCGCGCTCCGGCCTCAGCCCGGTGTTCGTGACGCCGGACGAGCTCGGTGCCGCCTGGATCGACAGCAAGGTGCACCTCGCGCTGACCACGCACGTCAACGGGCAGTGGTTCGGTGCGCCGGAGGCCGGTGTCGACATGCAGTTCAACTTCGCGCAACTGGTGGCACATGCCGCGAAGACGCGACCGCTGTCGGCCGGCACCATCGTCGGATCGGGCACGGTCGCGAACGAGGACACCGGGCTCGGCGCCTCCTGCTTCGCCGAGCGGCGCACCGTCGAAACCTTGCGCGACGGCAAGCCGAGCACGCCGTTCATGGCCTTCGGCGATGTCGTGCGCATCGAGATGTTCGACCGTGCCGGGCACAGCATCTTTGGCGCGATCGAACAGCGGATGGTGCCGTTGGTCCGTTGA
- a CDS encoding YdcH family protein, with protein sequence MFEAQQREVEAMMSQSSEFRSLFLKHRELDKQVRDAELGVLPIDDVTLGRLKKEKLWAKDKLTHIWEHRA encoded by the coding sequence ATGTTCGAAGCACAACAGCGTGAAGTCGAGGCGATGATGAGCCAGAGCTCGGAATTCCGGAGCCTGTTTCTCAAGCATCGTGAACTCGACAAGCAGGTCCGTGATGCCGAACTGGGCGTGTTGCCCATCGATGACGTCACACTCGGTCGATTGAAGAAGGAAAAGTTGTGGGCCAAGGACAAGCTCACCCATATCTGGGAGCACAGGGCCTGA
- a CDS encoding pyridoxal-phosphate dependent enzyme translates to MPHVNNVLELIGKTPMVKVQKLDTGLCELYLKLESANPGGSIKDRIGLSMIEAAERDGHIQPGATLIEGTAGNTGIGLALVAQQKGYKLILVVPDKMSREKIFNLKAMGAEVVLTRSDVAKGHPAYYQDLAAQIAKDTPGAYFINQFGNPNNPKAHEEVTGPEIYADMDRNMDAIVFGVGSSGTMTGLSRYFAREAPNVELVIADPVGSILEEYINRGTLSEKSASWMVEGIGEDFLPPISDFTRVRKAYAISDKESFLAGRELLSKEGILGGSSSGTILAAALKYCREQTTKKRVVAFVCDTGNKYLSKMYNDYWMLDNGFVERPLHNDLRDLINRPYSQRDTVVIGPNDLLTVAYQRMKLYDVSQLPVMDADQLVGIVDESDVLMHVYGDESKFRDPVSTAMVTKLDKLDVKSPIEALLPVFDKGHVAIVTEADKFLGLITRIDLLNYLRRRVQ, encoded by the coding sequence ATGCCTCATGTGAACAACGTGCTCGAACTGATCGGCAAGACGCCGATGGTCAAGGTGCAGAAGCTCGATACCGGCCTCTGCGAGCTGTATCTGAAGCTCGAAAGCGCGAACCCGGGCGGTTCGATCAAGGACCGCATCGGTCTATCGATGATCGAGGCCGCCGAACGTGACGGACACATCCAGCCGGGCGCAACCCTGATCGAGGGTACCGCCGGCAATACCGGCATCGGGCTGGCGCTGGTAGCGCAGCAGAAGGGCTACAAGCTCATCCTCGTGGTGCCGGACAAGATGAGCCGCGAGAAGATCTTCAACCTCAAGGCAATGGGTGCGGAAGTGGTGCTGACCCGCTCCGATGTCGCCAAGGGCCATCCCGCCTACTACCAGGACCTTGCCGCGCAGATCGCGAAGGACACGCCCGGTGCGTACTTCATCAACCAGTTCGGCAATCCGAACAACCCGAAGGCGCACGAGGAAGTCACCGGTCCCGAGATCTACGCCGACATGGATCGGAACATGGACGCCATCGTCTTCGGCGTCGGTTCGTCGGGCACGATGACCGGCCTGTCGCGCTACTTTGCGCGCGAGGCGCCGAATGTCGAACTGGTGATCGCCGATCCGGTCGGGTCGATCCTGGAGGAATACATCAATCGCGGCACGCTCAGCGAGAAGTCGGCGAGCTGGATGGTCGAAGGCATCGGCGAAGACTTCCTGCCGCCGATCAGCGATTTCACCCGCGTCAGGAAAGCCTATGCCATCAGCGACAAGGAGAGCTTTCTCGCCGGCCGCGAACTGTTGTCGAAGGAAGGCATCCTCGGCGGTTCGTCGAGCGGCACCATCCTCGCCGCGGCGTTGAAGTATTGCCGCGAGCAGACCACGAAGAAACGCGTCGTCGCCTTCGTCTGCGACACCGGCAACAAGTACCTGTCGAAGATGTACAACGACTACTGGATGCTCGACAACGGCTTCGTCGAGCGTCCGCTGCACAACGATCTGCGCGACCTGATCAACCGTCCGTATTCGCAACGCGACACCGTCGTCATCGGCCCGAACGACCTGCTCACCGTCGCCTACCAGCGCATGAAGCTGTACGACGTGTCGCAGTTGCCGGTGATGGACGCCGACCAGCTCGTCGGCATCGTCGATGAATCCGACGTGCTGATGCATGTCTACGGCGACGAGTCGAAGTTCCGCGATCCGGTCTCGACCGCGATGGTCACCAAGCTCGACAAGCTCGACGTCAAGTCGCCGATCGAAGCCCTGCTGCCCGTGTTCGACAAGGGCCACGTCGCCATCGTCACCGAAGCCGACAAGTTCCTCGGCCTCATCACCCGCATCGACCTGCTCAACTACCTGCGCCGTCGCGTGCAATAG
- a CDS encoding PilT/PilU family type 4a pilus ATPase, whose translation MDIGYFLKLMAEKGASDMFLTTGAPVNIKVEGKLYPLGNTGLPGGMVKKIAYSLMDEGQVPAFERDLELNIAIAVKEAGRFRVNVFKQRGEVGMVIRAIKSEIPNFEVLKLPKVLSDLIMEPRGLILVVGATGSGKSTSLAAMIDYRNTNASGHILTIEDPIEFLHRHKKSIVNQREVGLDTKSYHEALKNAMREAPDVILIGEIRDQETMEAAIAFSETGHLCLATLHSNNADQTIERILNFFPESAHKNILMNLSLNLKAVVSQRLVVGKDGKRLPAVEVLINTPVIRDMMRRQQVHEIKEAMDRSLEDGMQTFDQALFRMYKDGKVELEEALNKADSRDGLALKIRLAEGGGSADHDPYDPNAF comes from the coding sequence ATGGACATCGGCTATTTCCTCAAACTGATGGCGGAAAAAGGTGCGTCGGACATGTTCCTGACCACGGGCGCACCGGTGAACATCAAGGTCGAGGGCAAACTGTACCCCCTTGGCAACACCGGATTGCCGGGCGGCATGGTCAAGAAGATCGCCTATTCGCTGATGGACGAGGGCCAGGTGCCCGCCTTCGAGCGCGACCTTGAACTGAATATCGCGATCGCCGTCAAGGAAGCCGGGCGCTTCCGCGTCAACGTCTTCAAGCAGCGCGGCGAAGTCGGCATGGTGATCCGCGCGATCAAGAGCGAGATTCCGAACTTCGAAGTGCTCAAGCTGCCCAAGGTGCTGTCCGACCTGATCATGGAGCCGCGCGGCCTGATTCTCGTCGTCGGCGCCACCGGCTCGGGCAAGTCGACCTCGCTCGCGGCGATGATCGACTATCGCAACACCAACGCCAGCGGCCACATCCTGACGATCGAAGATCCGATCGAGTTCCTGCATCGGCACAAGAAATCGATCGTCAATCAGCGCGAAGTCGGGCTTGATACGAAGAGCTATCACGAGGCCCTGAAGAACGCGATGCGCGAAGCGCCGGACGTGATCCTGATCGGCGAAATCCGCGATCAGGAAACGATGGAGGCCGCGATCGCGTTCTCCGAAACGGGACACCTTTGCCTGGCGACGCTGCATTCGAACAATGCCGACCAGACCATCGAGCGCATCCTGAACTTCTTCCCGGAATCGGCGCACAAGAACATCCTGATGAACCTGTCGCTGAATCTGAAGGCCGTGGTGTCGCAGCGACTGGTCGTGGGCAAGGACGGCAAGCGCTTGCCTGCGGTCGAAGTGCTGATCAACACGCCGGTGATCCGCGACATGATGCGCCGCCAGCAGGTGCACGAGATCAAGGAAGCAATGGACCGCTCGCTCGAGGACGGCATGCAGACCTTCGACCAGGCCCTGTTCCGGATGTACAAGGACGGCAAGGTCGAACTGGAAGAGGCACTGAACAAGGCCGATTCACGCGACGGACTGGCGCTCAAGATCCGTCTTGCCGAGGGTGGCGGCAGCGCCGACCACGACCCCTACGACCCCAACGCATTCTGA
- the maiA gene encoding maleylacetoacetate isomerase — protein sequence MDSTIKLYSYWRSSASYRVRIALNLKQLKHEIVPVNLVKDGGEHRQAEFHHLNPQERVPVLIDGGRIVRQSLAIIEYLEEVYDGNHLLPGTARERARARGLAHLIATDISPMGNLSVLQYLEQEDNMPQIERERWVRTWISRGFTALEEMLADNPSTGEFCEGDLPSIADCCLIPQVYNAQRFEVDLTPFPTIQRINAHCLGLPAFDLARPEKQADAPQA from the coding sequence GTGGACAGCACGATCAAGCTTTACAGCTATTGGCGGTCCAGTGCCTCTTACCGGGTGCGCATCGCGCTCAATCTGAAGCAGCTCAAGCACGAGATCGTGCCCGTCAATCTGGTGAAGGACGGCGGCGAGCATCGTCAAGCCGAGTTCCATCACCTGAATCCGCAGGAGCGCGTGCCGGTACTGATCGACGGGGGCCGCATCGTCCGTCAGTCATTGGCGATCATCGAGTACCTCGAAGAGGTTTACGACGGCAACCACCTGTTGCCGGGCACCGCGCGCGAACGCGCGCGCGCGCGCGGCCTGGCGCATCTGATCGCGACCGACATCTCGCCGATGGGCAACCTCAGCGTCCTGCAGTATCTGGAGCAGGAAGACAACATGCCGCAGATCGAGCGCGAGCGCTGGGTCCGCACCTGGATCAGCCGCGGCTTCACGGCGCTCGAGGAAATGCTGGCGGACAATCCGTCCACCGGCGAATTCTGCGAAGGCGATCTGCCCTCGATCGCGGATTGCTGCCTGATCCCGCAGGTCTACAACGCCCAGCGTTTCGAGGTCGATCTGACGCCGTTTCCGACCATCCAGCGCATCAACGCGCATTGCCTCGGGTTGCCCGCCTTCGATCTGGCGAGACCCGAGAAACAGGCCGACGCACCCCAGGCCTGA
- a CDS encoding homogentisate 1,2-dioxygenase produces the protein MDLRYQSGFGNEFATEAIPGTLPVGRNSPQRVAHGLYAEQISGTAFTMPRHANLRSWLYRIRPGSMHQRFEPMPEAAFHNRFDEVPADPNQLRWSPFPLPAARTDFIDGLYTMAGNGSPAAMAGVGMHVYAANASMPGRFFFNADGEMLIVPQQGRLRFVTEMGVLDVAPHEIVVIPRGIRFRVELVDAEARGYVAENFGHALRIPDLGPIGSNGLANPRDFLAPVAAYEDREGDFDLINKFQGRLWSARIGHSPCDVVGWHGNYTPYKFDLRHFNTIGSISFDHPDPSIFTVLTSPSAVPGTANMDFVIFPPRWLVAQDTFRPPWFHRNIASEFMGLIQGVYDAKADGFAPGGASLHTCMTGHGPDAATFEKASSADLSKPDRITGTMAFMFETSLVIRPTVQALAATHLQRDYAQCWQGLKKHFVNKHAVAPV, from the coding sequence CCGAAGCGATCCCCGGAACATTGCCGGTGGGCCGCAATTCGCCGCAACGCGTGGCGCATGGGCTTTACGCCGAGCAGATTTCCGGCACTGCGTTCACGATGCCGCGACACGCGAACCTGCGTTCGTGGCTGTATCGCATCCGTCCGGGTTCGATGCACCAGCGCTTCGAGCCGATGCCGGAAGCGGCATTCCACAATCGATTCGACGAGGTGCCGGCCGATCCGAACCAGTTGCGCTGGTCGCCGTTCCCGCTGCCGGCCGCGCGCACCGATTTCATCGATGGCCTGTACACCATGGCCGGCAATGGCTCGCCGGCGGCGATGGCGGGTGTCGGCATGCATGTCTACGCCGCGAATGCGTCGATGCCGGGCCGCTTTTTCTTCAACGCCGACGGCGAAATGCTGATCGTGCCGCAGCAGGGTCGCCTGCGCTTCGTCACCGAAATGGGCGTGCTCGATGTGGCGCCGCACGAGATCGTGGTGATCCCGCGCGGCATCCGCTTCCGCGTCGAACTCGTCGATGCCGAAGCGCGCGGTTATGTCGCAGAGAATTTCGGCCACGCCTTGCGCATTCCCGACCTCGGTCCGATCGGTTCGAATGGTCTGGCGAACCCGCGCGACTTCCTGGCGCCGGTGGCTGCGTATGAAGACCGCGAGGGCGACTTCGATTTGATCAACAAGTTCCAGGGCCGGTTGTGGTCGGCGCGGATCGGGCATTCGCCCTGCGACGTCGTCGGCTGGCATGGCAACTACACGCCGTACAAGTTCGACCTGCGCCACTTCAACACCATCGGTTCGATCAGCTTCGATCACCCGGACCCGTCGATCTTCACCGTGCTGACCAGCCCGAGTGCGGTGCCGGGCACGGCGAACATGGATTTCGTGATCTTCCCGCCGCGCTGGTTGGTGGCGCAGGACACGTTCCGTCCGCCGTGGTTCCACCGCAACATCGCCAGCGAGTTCATGGGCCTGATCCAAGGCGTGTACGACGCCAAGGCGGATGGCTTCGCGCCGGGTGGTGCGTCGCTGCATACCTGCATGACCGGGCATGGCCCCGATGCTGCCACTTTCGAGAAGGCCAGCAGCGCGGATCTGTCGAAGCCGGATCGGATCACCGGCACCATGGCCTTCATGTTCGAGACCAGCCTGGTCATCCGGCCGACAGTGCAGGCGCTTGCCGCCACCCACCTGCAACGCGACTATGCGCAGTGCTGGCAGGGCCTGAAGAAGCATTTCGTGAACAAGCACGCCGTCGCGCCGGTCTGA
- a CDS encoding ABC transporter permease — MTRGLRSLRRAPAFTISAILTLVLGIAAVGSMFAIVHGVLLAPLPYGEPERLVSLRLQTAEHGPMQQPPAAYFTYRQFATRLAEVGFYRTGHTNVWTEGVDDAPERVVATWMTASMVPMLQVPPLRGRSFTADEEQPGGPSAVLLSEAEWRSRFGASEDVLGRVMMVNSVPREIVGVMPARFAFPDAKTRVWLSARLPVDAVVGEFLYSGIGRLAPGATAAQAQHELAALLPTMAERFPHLDSGGATATWLTETGLSPLVLPLREAFTADIASLLWILAAAGALVLLVAWANVTNLMLIRADARQNELAVRTALGAGRWRIASHHLGESLWLGAMAGGLALLLVHIGLDALVAYGPDDMPRRSELSLSLPATGFIILISLVSTGLCATVPALRLRPANLSGRLRDGARGETAGKHRQHLRMGIVTLQIALAFVAAVGSALLLRTAHRLNQVHPGFDTRDVTIVWTLLPFARFDDAAAVAFYARLGEQVRALPSVTAAGLTMRVPIASGWSLQETFRIEGDARTLTMPLHVVDEGYFPAMAIPLLAGRAFGPIGGTPSDQVIISQRAAAALFGDASGAAAIGKHLIRASGGPSYTIVGIVGDVRERDLAEPPAATVYRPQAVPVDAQEPGARHLMALVVKAPGSSPALVPAIRRIVRDLDPSVPIFNVETMDDVVRASTARLTLTLTLITAAAAITLLLGTVGLYGVMAYMVALRTREFGVRVALGANPADIAELVMTRGLILTASGLVAGFALYALAAPFLRTFLFEVTPSDPATLAAATVVLVVTAGLASWLPARRAARIDPTEALRSA; from the coding sequence ATGACCCGCGGCTTGCGATCATTGCGACGCGCGCCGGCGTTCACGATCTCGGCCATCCTCACCCTGGTGCTGGGCATCGCCGCAGTCGGTTCGATGTTCGCCATCGTCCATGGCGTGCTGCTCGCGCCGCTGCCCTACGGCGAACCGGAGCGGTTGGTCAGCCTTCGCCTGCAGACGGCGGAACACGGCCCGATGCAGCAACCGCCGGCGGCATACTTCACTTACCGGCAATTCGCCACGCGGCTGGCCGAGGTCGGCTTCTATCGCACCGGCCACACGAATGTCTGGACCGAAGGCGTCGACGATGCGCCGGAGCGAGTGGTAGCGACCTGGATGACGGCGTCGATGGTGCCGATGCTGCAGGTGCCGCCGCTGCGGGGTCGGTCGTTCACGGCCGACGAGGAACAGCCGGGCGGACCCAGTGCGGTACTGCTCAGCGAGGCCGAGTGGCGCAGCCGATTCGGCGCGTCCGAAGACGTGCTCGGCCGGGTCATGATGGTCAACAGCGTGCCGCGCGAAATTGTCGGCGTGATGCCCGCGCGTTTCGCATTCCCGGACGCGAAGACCCGCGTCTGGCTGTCCGCGCGCCTCCCCGTGGATGCGGTCGTGGGCGAATTCCTGTACTCGGGGATCGGACGCCTCGCGCCAGGCGCGACGGCCGCACAGGCGCAGCATGAACTCGCCGCTTTGCTGCCAACGATGGCGGAGCGGTTCCCGCATCTGGATTCGGGCGGCGCCACCGCGACCTGGTTGACCGAAACCGGGTTGTCGCCGCTCGTGCTGCCCTTGCGTGAGGCATTCACGGCGGACATCGCCAGCCTGCTGTGGATCCTCGCTGCAGCCGGCGCGCTGGTGCTGCTGGTGGCCTGGGCAAACGTGACCAACCTGATGCTGATTCGTGCCGATGCGCGCCAGAACGAACTCGCGGTGCGCACCGCACTCGGTGCCGGACGATGGCGTATCGCCTCGCATCATCTCGGCGAGTCGCTGTGGCTGGGTGCAATGGCCGGTGGTCTGGCCCTGTTGCTGGTGCACATCGGTCTGGATGCACTGGTGGCTTACGGGCCCGACGACATGCCCAGGCGTTCGGAACTGAGCCTGAGCCTCCCGGCCACCGGTTTCATCATCCTGATCAGCCTCGTCAGCACGGGCTTGTGCGCCACCGTGCCAGCGCTTCGGTTGCGTCCCGCGAACTTGTCTGGTCGCTTGCGCGACGGCGCACGCGGCGAAACCGCAGGCAAGCACCGGCAGCACCTCCGCATGGGCATCGTGACCTTGCAGATCGCGCTCGCATTCGTGGCTGCGGTCGGTTCGGCCCTGCTGTTGCGCACGGCGCACCGGTTGAACCAGGTGCATCCTGGCTTCGATACCCGCGATGTGACGATCGTCTGGACCTTGCTGCCATTCGCACGCTTCGACGACGCCGCCGCGGTGGCGTTCTATGCACGACTCGGCGAGCAGGTGCGCGCACTGCCCTCGGTCACTGCGGCCGGCCTGACCATGCGTGTGCCCATCGCAAGCGGATGGTCGTTGCAGGAGACGTTTCGGATCGAAGGCGATGCCCGCACGCTGACGATGCCGCTGCATGTCGTCGACGAAGGCTATTTCCCAGCCATGGCCATTCCCCTGCTTGCAGGCCGGGCCTTTGGTCCGATCGGCGGGACACCCTCGGACCAGGTCATCATCAGCCAGCGTGCAGCGGCCGCGCTGTTCGGTGACGCGAGCGGTGCGGCGGCCATCGGCAAGCACCTGATACGCGCCTCGGGCGGCCCCAGCTACACGATCGTCGGCATCGTCGGCGACGTGCGCGAGCGGGATCTCGCCGAGCCCCCCGCGGCGACGGTGTACCGCCCGCAAGCGGTGCCGGTCGATGCCCAAGAGCCGGGGGCGCGACACCTGATGGCGCTGGTCGTGAAAGCGCCAGGATCATCACCCGCGCTGGTGCCGGCCATCCGCCGCATCGTGCGCGATCTCGACCCGAGCGTGCCGATCTTCAATGTCGAAACAATGGATGACGTCGTTCGTGCATCGACGGCGCGCCTGACGCTGACACTGACCCTGATCACCGCCGCCGCCGCGATCACCCTGCTGCTCGGCACCGTCGGGCTGTACGGCGTGATGGCCTACATGGTCGCGCTGCGCACCCGGGAATTCGGCGTGCGCGTCGCGCTCGGCGCGAATCCCGCAGACATCGCGGAACTCGTCATGACGCGCGGACTGATCCTGACCGCCAGCGGCCTCGTCGCCGGTTTCGCCCTGTATGCGTTGGCCGCACCGTTCCTGCGCACGTTCCTCTTCGAGGTCACGCCGTCGGATCCGGCCACACTCGCCGCGGCAACCGTCGTCCTCGTCGTCACTGCCGGTCTCGCCAGCTGGCTGCCCGCCCGCCGCGCCGCCCGCATCGACCCGACCGAAGCGTTGCGGTCGGCGTAG